The following are from one region of the Chlamydiota bacterium genome:
- a CDS encoding YifB family Mg chelatase-like AAA ATPase, with translation MLSKVFSSAILGVDAYAVEIEVDITRGLPTMVLVGLPDTSVKESRDRVKSALENSGFSQPSKRITVNLAPADLKKEGPSFDLPIALGILIASNQLMTEKIRDYLVIGELALDGQIRPVKGVLAMALLALKQGKKGVLVPQENIQEAAVVQGIKALPLQTLSQAVRFLSNEIELKNSEIHPEKIFEQNGYADLDLSEIKGQALAKRTLEIAAAGSHHLLMIGPPGSGKTLLAKALAGILPSMNLEEALETTKIHSVAGTLSPEKPLITSRPFRSPHHTVSDVGLVGGGTFPKPGEVSLSHHGVLFLDELPEFKRNVIEVLRQPLEDGHITITRAMGSLSYPARFMLVAAMNPCPCGYFTDPRRECRCTPLQVQRYRSKISGPLLDRIDIHIEVPEVKFHELSNDQALESSEVVRQRVDQAREIQKNRFKRKGIFTNGQMNLREIRKHCVLETEGKNLLKMAVTELGMSARAHDRILKVSRTIADLANCEMIEAPHVSEAIQYRSLDRTMWT, from the coding sequence ATGCTTTCAAAAGTTTTCTCGAGCGCTATTTTAGGGGTGGATGCTTATGCGGTCGAGATTGAGGTGGATATTACCCGTGGGCTTCCCACCATGGTCTTGGTGGGACTCCCTGATACTTCTGTCAAAGAATCGCGAGATCGTGTCAAGTCCGCTCTTGAAAATTCAGGATTTTCTCAACCGTCTAAAAGGATCACGGTCAATCTTGCCCCAGCAGATCTTAAAAAGGAAGGGCCCAGTTTTGATCTTCCCATCGCCTTAGGAATTCTCATCGCTTCCAATCAACTGATGACTGAAAAAATTCGGGATTATCTTGTGATTGGAGAGCTTGCTTTAGATGGCCAGATTCGGCCCGTGAAAGGGGTTTTGGCCATGGCTCTTCTCGCATTAAAACAAGGGAAAAAAGGGGTTTTGGTCCCTCAAGAAAATATTCAAGAAGCCGCAGTTGTTCAAGGAATCAAAGCCCTTCCCCTTCAAACGCTCTCTCAGGCAGTCCGTTTTTTATCGAATGAAATTGAATTGAAAAACAGTGAAATTCATCCCGAAAAAATTTTTGAACAAAACGGATATGCCGATCTTGATCTCTCTGAAATTAAGGGGCAAGCGCTTGCCAAAAGGACCCTTGAAATTGCAGCAGCAGGCTCTCATCATCTTTTAATGATTGGTCCTCCAGGATCAGGGAAAACCCTGCTTGCAAAGGCATTGGCTGGAATTCTTCCCTCCATGAATCTAGAAGAAGCCCTTGAGACCACAAAAATCCACAGTGTTGCTGGAACACTGAGTCCCGAAAAACCTTTAATCACTTCCCGCCCCTTTCGCTCTCCCCATCATACCGTCAGTGATGTCGGTTTGGTTGGGGGTGGAACTTTTCCTAAACCGGGAGAGGTCAGTCTTTCACATCATGGCGTTCTTTTTTTGGATGAGCTTCCAGAATTCAAACGCAATGTCATTGAAGTGCTCCGGCAACCCTTGGAAGATGGCCACATAACGATTACCCGAGCGATGGGCTCACTCTCCTATCCCGCAAGATTTATGCTGGTTGCAGCCATGAATCCTTGTCCTTGTGGCTATTTTACTGATCCCAGGCGAGAATGCCGTTGCACTCCCCTTCAAGTTCAGCGTTACCGTTCAAAAATTTCGGGTCCCCTGCTTGACCGAATCGATATCCACATCGAGGTTCCAGAGGTCAAATTCCATGAACTGTCCAATGATCAAGCGCTAGAAAGCTCCGAAGTTGTCCGCCAACGAGTCGATCAGGCTCGGGAAATCCAAAAAAACCGATTCAAGAGAAAAGGAATCTTTACCAATGGGCAGATGAACTTAAGAGAAATTCGTAAGCACTGTGTTTTGGAAACAGAGGGAAAGAACCTCTTAAAAATGGCTGTGACAGAACTTGGAATGAGCGCTCGGGCTCACGATCGCATTCTCAAAGTTTCCCGCACCATTGCAGATTTAGCAAATTGTGAAATGATAGAAGCTCCTCATGTTTCTGAGGCCATTCAATACCGCTCTTTGGATCGAACCATGTGGACGTAA
- a CDS encoding nucleotidyltransferase — translation MEDLYQITFKFQTYLQEKKIKSVVIGGLAIAIWGEPRLTRDIDFKILLDRSQSKQLVNKIAAPYQFLSSNPLEDLQKAGLIFLKSPEGVRIDLLLAETPFDVKVIERSVPIKVKPGIFLKICTPEDLLIYKIISTRSRDHEDIEGIIMRQKKLDQKYILGWLKQFETALDDSMLIQEYTQLTKKHRRR, via the coding sequence GTGGAAGATCTCTATCAGATCACCTTTAAGTTTCAAACCTATCTCCAAGAGAAAAAAATTAAGTCCGTCGTCATCGGAGGATTGGCAATTGCTATTTGGGGAGAACCTCGACTCACTCGAGACATAGATTTTAAAATACTCCTTGACCGTTCTCAATCGAAACAACTGGTCAACAAGATAGCTGCTCCCTACCAATTCCTCTCGTCAAACCCTTTAGAAGACCTCCAAAAAGCAGGTCTCATCTTTTTGAAAAGCCCAGAGGGAGTCAGAATAGATCTATTGCTCGCAGAAACACCCTTTGATGTTAAAGTCATTGAGCGATCTGTTCCAATTAAAGTCAAACCTGGAATATTTCTCAAAATCTGTACACCCGAAGATCTCCTCATCTACAAAATCATATCCACCCGGTCAAGAGATCATGAAGATATCGAAGGGATTATCATGAGACAAAAGAAGTTAGATCAAAAATATATTCTGGGATGGCTTAAACAATTTGAAACAGCTTTAGACGACTCTATGCTTATCCAAGAATACACACAACTGACAAAAAAGCATAGACGTCGTTAA
- a CDS encoding YraN family protein, which produces MNIEVGKEGEKAAEKFLRQKGYKILQRNYRSSLGEIDLVCLDRKKLTFVEVKTNAASNDFGRPESRVDTRKQKQIIRTALGFIKESGAKDFDYRFDVVSVYLKDSSPQRIEHFENAFEADGYLF; this is translated from the coding sequence ATGAACATCGAGGTGGGAAAAGAAGGCGAAAAAGCCGCAGAAAAATTCCTGCGTCAAAAGGGTTATAAAATTCTTCAAAGAAATTATCGATCGTCCTTAGGTGAAATTGATCTGGTCTGTCTCGATCGAAAAAAATTAACCTTTGTGGAAGTCAAAACAAATGCTGCTTCCAATGATTTTGGAAGACCTGAATCGAGAGTCGATACACGAAAACAAAAACAAATCATTCGTACAGCTCTTGGATTTATCAAAGAATCCGGGGCCAAAGATTTTGATTATCGTTTTGATGTCGTCAGCGTCTATTTAAAAGATTCTTCTCCTCAAAGAATCGAACATTTTGAAAATGCCTTTGAAGCAGACGGATATCTATTTTAG
- a CDS encoding ribonuclease HII: MVLEPRDQFERKLFQKGFSLIAGVDEAGRGPLAGPVVAAAVIFQKKESPEGIRDSKKLSPQKRERLYHLLMEDPSILKGIGICNERIVDQLNILQASFQAMRMALSQLSPGPQFVLVDGFKIPGLSLPQKGIPKGDDLSYSIGAASILAKVTRDHLMLEYEERYPGYGFKQHKGYGTKLHLEMLKEKGPCPVHRTSFEPVKQLLQDER; encoded by the coding sequence GTGGTCTTGGAACCCAGAGATCAGTTTGAGAGAAAACTTTTCCAAAAAGGGTTTTCCCTGATTGCTGGAGTCGATGAAGCAGGTAGAGGACCTCTGGCAGGCCCGGTGGTAGCAGCTGCAGTGATCTTCCAGAAGAAAGAAAGTCCTGAAGGCATTCGAGATTCCAAAAAATTAAGTCCTCAAAAGCGAGAGCGCCTTTATCATCTCTTAATGGAAGACCCTTCTATCCTCAAAGGAATTGGCATTTGTAATGAGCGTATAGTCGACCAATTAAACATTCTTCAGGCCAGTTTCCAAGCCATGAGAATGGCCTTAAGTCAACTCTCACCTGGCCCTCAATTTGTACTGGTCGATGGCTTTAAAATCCCAGGCCTTTCCCTTCCTCAGAAAGGAATTCCAAAGGGAGATGATTTAAGTTATTCCATTGGAGCCGCTTCCATTCTCGCCAAGGTCACACGTGACCATTTAATGCTTGAATACGAAGAGCGTTATCCCGGTTATGGTTTTAAACAACACAAAGGATATGGAACCAAACTTCATTTAGAAATGCTCAAGGAAAAAGGCCCCTGTCCTGTCCATCGTACAAGTTTTGAACCGGTTAAACAATTACTCCAAGACGAAAGATAG
- the rplS gene encoding 50S ribosomal protein L19, with protein MKTNIMKKLNEKQIRTDLPDFRIGDILKVFYKIVEGGKERIQPFEGTLIGRHGGGIAKTFTMRKISFGEGVERTFPLASPRIEKIEVVRHGEVRRAKLYYIREKVGKKSKIKEKKTLIADVQKEVPQSEAPVKIES; from the coding sequence ATGAAAACAAATATCATGAAAAAACTGAATGAAAAACAGATCCGAACAGATCTTCCGGATTTTAGAATTGGGGACATTCTAAAGGTTTTTTATAAAATCGTTGAAGGGGGAAAGGAAAGAATTCAGCCCTTTGAAGGAACCTTGATTGGAAGGCATGGGGGTGGCATTGCAAAAACCTTTACGATGAGAAAAATTTCCTTTGGAGAAGGAGTCGAACGAACCTTCCCTTTAGCCTCTCCTCGCATTGAAAAAATTGAAGTCGTTCGCCATGGAGAAGTGAGAAGGGCCAAACTCTATTACATCCGGGAAAAAGTTGGAAAAAAGTCTAAGATTAAGGAAAAGAAAACTTTAATCGCTGATGTTCAGAAAGAAGTGCCACAGAGTGAGGCTCCGGTTAAAATAGAGTCATAA
- the trmD gene encoding tRNA (guanosine(37)-N1)-methyltransferase TrmD, which translates to MSLKIDIITLFPEMLAGFFSSSILKKGQEKGLLEIHCVNPRDFTTDKHKTCDDRPYGGGSGMVMKAEPIFKAVKSVQTSESKIILLNPQGEKFSQAKAMEFSRLSHLIFICGHYEGIDERVKIGLADEEISIGDYVLTNGALAAAVVVDAIVRLVPEVLGNPDSLMTESFSMGLLEYPQYTRPRIFQDESVPEILLTGDHQKIKKWRNEEAIKRTQQKRPDLL; encoded by the coding sequence ATGTCTTTAAAGATCGATATCATCACTCTTTTTCCAGAAATGCTTGCAGGCTTTTTTTCTTCAAGCATTTTAAAGAAAGGGCAAGAAAAAGGACTTCTTGAAATTCATTGTGTGAATCCCCGCGATTTTACAACGGATAAACACAAAACCTGTGATGATCGCCCCTATGGGGGAGGCTCAGGAATGGTGATGAAAGCTGAGCCTATTTTCAAAGCGGTAAAGTCGGTACAAACATCCGAGTCCAAGATCATTCTTCTCAATCCTCAAGGGGAAAAATTCTCCCAAGCAAAGGCGATGGAATTTTCACGTCTTTCCCATCTTATTTTTATTTGTGGACATTATGAAGGGATTGATGAACGCGTAAAAATAGGACTCGCGGATGAGGAAATTTCGATTGGAGATTATGTTTTAACCAACGGGGCTCTGGCCGCAGCCGTGGTCGTAGACGCTATCGTACGCCTCGTTCCTGAAGTCCTTGGAAATCCGGATTCTCTTATGACGGAATCCTTTTCCATGGGACTTTTAGAATATCCTCAATATACACGACCTCGTATCTTTCAAGATGAAAGTGTCCCAGAAATTCTTTTGACTGGAGATCATCAAAAAATCAAAAAGTGGCGAAATGAAGAAGCAATAAAAAGAACTCAACAAAAGAGACCTGATTTACTATAA
- the rpsP gene encoding 30S ribosomal protein S16 has protein sequence MSVKIRLRRMGTLKKPFFRIVATDSRSPRDGKFLETLGTYDPKKKAVENCTVEKERVLDWIKRGAQPSDTVKTLLKKSGVQY, from the coding sequence ATGTCGGTTAAAATTCGTCTGAGGAGAATGGGAACACTCAAAAAACCATTCTTCCGTATTGTTGCAACAGACTCAAGAAGCCCTCGAGATGGTAAATTTCTTGAAACTTTAGGAACGTATGATCCTAAGAAAAAAGCGGTTGAGAACTGCACCGTTGAAAAGGAACGGGTGCTTGACTGGATCAAGAGAGGCGCTCAACCTTCTGACACAGTTAAAACGCTTTTAAAAAAGTCAGGGGTTCAGTATTAA
- the murA gene encoding UDP-N-acetylglucosamine 1-carboxyvinyltransferase, producing the protein MDKIVIQGGERLQGSLQASGAKNACLPILAAAMMGESPSIIHHVPQLKDINTMIEILNFLGVECEWIGPSSLKIDPQNLHENKAPYELVRKMRASVCLLGPLLAKTRRAVVSIPGGCVIGPRPIDLHLKGLRALNVKIQVEHGYVVADGTFMKGADIFLGGRFGSSVLGTANVMMAACLTPGITFIESAACEPEIVDLAEFLKKMGAKIEGAGSHTIKIEGSSQLKGTEHTVIPDRIEVGTYLVAGAMTGGPVKVKNARYRHLSAVIDKLQDAGAEFEFEVDGITVSRKEPLKVVDVITLPYPGFPTDMQAQMMSLMSISEGISVITEKIYSERFMHISELNRLGAKISLEGSSAVVVGRKKLSGAPVMASDLRASAALILAGLVADGETEVHRVYHLDRGYEKIEQKLRALGAKIERVSELQQEEELQIGVEL; encoded by the coding sequence ATGGACAAGATTGTTATTCAAGGTGGAGAAAGATTACAAGGATCACTTCAGGCAAGCGGGGCAAAAAATGCCTGCCTTCCGATTCTTGCAGCAGCCATGATGGGAGAAAGTCCCTCCATTATTCATCATGTCCCCCAGTTAAAAGATATCAACACCATGATCGAAATTTTAAATTTTTTAGGAGTCGAGTGCGAATGGATCGGGCCTTCTTCTCTTAAGATTGATCCACAAAATTTGCATGAGAATAAGGCCCCTTATGAATTGGTTCGAAAAATGCGGGCCTCGGTTTGTCTTTTGGGTCCCCTCTTAGCGAAAACACGTCGGGCAGTGGTCAGCATTCCTGGGGGATGTGTGATTGGCCCTCGTCCCATTGATCTTCATCTTAAAGGGTTACGAGCTCTCAATGTTAAAATTCAAGTGGAGCATGGTTATGTCGTTGCCGATGGAACTTTCATGAAAGGCGCAGATATTTTTTTAGGAGGACGCTTTGGTTCTAGTGTCCTTGGAACAGCCAATGTCATGATGGCAGCCTGTCTTACACCAGGAATCACCTTTATTGAAAGTGCAGCCTGTGAGCCTGAAATCGTGGATCTTGCTGAATTCCTAAAGAAAATGGGGGCTAAAATTGAAGGGGCGGGTTCTCATACGATTAAAATTGAAGGTTCATCTCAACTCAAGGGCACTGAACACACCGTTATTCCTGACCGAATTGAAGTTGGAACTTACCTTGTAGCCGGAGCCATGACAGGAGGTCCTGTCAAAGTTAAAAATGCACGATATCGACATTTGTCAGCCGTGATTGATAAATTGCAGGACGCGGGGGCTGAATTTGAATTTGAAGTGGATGGAATTACAGTTTCACGGAAAGAACCGCTAAAGGTGGTTGACGTGATTACACTTCCTTATCCTGGGTTTCCAACCGACATGCAGGCCCAGATGATGTCACTGATGTCCATTTCGGAAGGGATTAGTGTGATTACAGAAAAAATTTATTCTGAACGATTCATGCATATCAGCGAACTCAATCGGTTAGGAGCCAAGATTTCTCTGGAAGGATCAAGCGCTGTTGTGGTGGGAAGAAAGAAATTGAGCGGGGCCCCAGTCATGGCCTCAGATCTCAGAGCCAGTGCAGCCCTTATTCTTGCGGGGTTGGTTGCTGATGGCGAAACGGAGGTCCATCGAGTGTATCATCTAGACAGAGGATATGAGAAAATTGAACAGAAGTTGAGGGCTCTCGGCGCAAAGATTGAACGCGTCTCAGAGCTTCAGCAAGAAGAGGAACTCCAGATTGGAGTGGAGTTGTAA
- the prmC gene encoding peptide chain release factor N(5)-glutamine methyltransferase: MTTMIKTDCKVKTIQNLLNEVRIHLSQGKVNDCDVDAEWIVAETLKLKSRAELYIERNQEISQENCNRVFELAAERVKGVPLQYLMGEVEFFSLKLKITSDCLIPRPETEILVEEAIHWFCQHRFCQHPKKMHRILDLGTGSGNIAIAIAKHVPNSRILAIDISEKALKVARENITFHDLSSQIETSQADFTKELFCSKPFDLVVSNPPYVAKEDWNDLPREVRFFEPRIALWGGEKGIEIIRKMMSNVSSLLSKEGLFLMEFGGNAQSDIVEEIILETRNFKNFEILKDLSGKDRIVKAIKK, encoded by the coding sequence ATGACAACAATGATCAAAACTGACTGTAAAGTTAAAACAATTCAGAATTTGCTGAATGAAGTTCGTATCCATCTTAGTCAAGGGAAGGTGAATGATTGCGACGTTGATGCGGAATGGATTGTGGCAGAAACACTGAAGTTAAAATCGAGAGCCGAACTTTATATTGAAAGAAACCAAGAAATATCTCAAGAAAATTGCAATCGGGTTTTTGAGCTTGCAGCTGAAAGAGTGAAAGGCGTTCCGTTACAGTATTTAATGGGAGAAGTGGAGTTTTTTTCATTGAAGCTAAAAATAACTTCAGACTGTTTAATTCCTAGACCCGAGACAGAAATTTTGGTGGAAGAAGCTATTCATTGGTTTTGTCAACATCGGTTTTGTCAACATCCCAAAAAAATGCATCGAATTTTAGATTTGGGAACCGGTTCAGGGAATATCGCCATTGCCATTGCAAAGCATGTTCCTAACTCACGTATTTTGGCAATCGATATTTCTGAGAAAGCTTTAAAGGTGGCGAGAGAAAACATCACTTTTCATGATCTTTCTTCTCAGATCGAAACCTCTCAGGCTGATTTCACAAAAGAATTATTTTGCAGCAAACCTTTTGATTTGGTGGTTTCTAATCCACCCTATGTTGCCAAAGAGGATTGGAACGATTTACCTCGCGAAGTTCGTTTTTTTGAGCCTCGCATTGCGCTTTGGGGTGGGGAAAAAGGGATCGAAATCATTCGAAAAATGATGAGTAATGTAAGCTCCCTTTTAAGCAAAGAAGGCCTTTTTTTGATGGAATTTGGAGGAAATGCTCAAAGCGACATTGTGGAAGAGATTATTCTAGAAACAAGAAATTTTAAAAATTTTGAAATTTTAAAAGATCTATCAGGAAAAGATAGAATTGTGAAGGCGATAAAAAAATAA
- the prfA gene encoding peptide chain release factor 1, producing MLERYDESKSRLKELETLLSDSKVFLDRSKYQELAREHASLRGTVGKMEAYRKVLEEIEEVTLLQKDPKNDLDLELTSFLKGELERLQHQKGDLELEIRADLLPHDKNEGRNVIVEIRSGAGGDEASIFAADLFRLYDRYAQDHGWKLEPLSSSPTGLKGFKEIIFSVEGPDAYRKLRFESGVHRVQRVPVTEGSGRIHTSTVTVAVLPEAEDIEIEIKSEDLRIDVFRSSGPGGQSVNTTDSAVRIFHIPSGITISCQDEKSQHKNKAKGLRVLRARLKEKQDLEEQIKLSQERKSQIGTGERSEKIRTYNFPQNRVTDHRIGFSLYNLQEFMEGKIEPMIQALLNDYINTMMKI from the coding sequence GTGTTAGAAAGATATGACGAATCAAAATCACGACTGAAGGAGCTGGAAACGCTCCTTTCAGATTCAAAGGTTTTTCTAGATCGGTCCAAGTATCAGGAGCTCGCTCGAGAGCATGCCTCCTTGAGGGGCACCGTTGGAAAAATGGAAGCCTATAGAAAGGTCCTTGAAGAAATTGAAGAGGTTACCCTCTTACAAAAGGACCCGAAGAATGATCTTGATCTTGAACTCACGTCTTTTTTAAAAGGGGAATTGGAGCGCCTTCAACATCAAAAAGGAGATTTGGAGCTTGAAATCAGAGCGGATCTCCTCCCCCACGACAAGAACGAGGGAAGAAATGTCATTGTAGAAATTCGCTCAGGTGCAGGAGGCGATGAAGCATCCATTTTTGCAGCTGATTTGTTTCGGCTTTATGACCGATATGCTCAGGATCATGGTTGGAAATTAGAGCCTTTGTCGAGCAGCCCAACCGGATTAAAAGGGTTTAAAGAAATTATTTTTTCGGTAGAAGGGCCGGATGCTTACCGGAAGCTTCGCTTTGAAAGCGGAGTTCATCGGGTTCAGCGGGTTCCCGTCACAGAAGGGAGTGGAAGAATTCATACTTCTACCGTCACCGTTGCTGTTCTCCCTGAAGCAGAGGATATAGAAATTGAAATAAAATCAGAGGATCTTAGAATTGATGTCTTTCGATCCTCTGGACCTGGCGGACAAAGTGTCAATACAACGGATTCTGCCGTTCGGATTTTTCACATCCCAAGCGGGATTACGATTTCTTGCCAGGATGAGAAATCTCAGCATAAAAATAAGGCCAAGGGGCTTCGCGTTTTGCGAGCCCGGCTTAAAGAAAAACAAGATTTAGAAGAACAAATCAAACTTTCTCAAGAAAGAAAATCTCAAATTGGAACGGGGGAAAGAAGCGAAAAAATCAGAACCTATAATTTCCCTCAAAATCGAGTGACGGATCATCGAATTGGGTTTTCCCTCTATAACCTCCAGGAATTTATGGAGGGTAAAATTGAACCGATGATTCAAGCGTTGTTGAATGATTATATTAATACAATGATGAAAATCTAA
- the rpmE gene encoding 50S ribosomal protein L31: MKEGIHPTYMETTITCACGEVIHTRSTKENLKVGICSKCHPLFTGKQKFVDTAGRVERFQKRYNKK; encoded by the coding sequence ATGAAAGAAGGAATTCATCCCACTTACATGGAAACAACGATTACGTGTGCTTGTGGGGAAGTCATTCACACTCGATCAACGAAAGAAAATTTAAAGGTGGGGATTTGTTCAAAATGCCATCCCCTTTTCACAGGCAAGCAGAAATTTGTAGATACCGCAGGACGGGTCGAACGCTTTCAAAAAAGATACAACAAAAAGTAA
- the rho gene encoding transcription termination factor Rho gives MVRLGRTSQGSQNSEREILDEDTVSRADAVGETTDIAKLQEMTVSELNQMGKELDLRGMANLKKHELIFEILKAKALKSGLMFGEGVLEVLPDGFGFLRSPNYNYLPCPEDIYVSPSQIKKFDLKTGDTVSGQIRPPKDKERYFALLKVEAINFESPSKVRDKILFDNLTPLYPQSRFLLEDGSNDISMRVMDLLSPIGKGQRGVIVAPPRTGKTMILQKIAKSIATNSPETKLIVLLIDERPEEVTDMKRTVKGEVVSSTFDEPPERHVQVAEIVIEKAKRLVEHGFDVVILLDSITRLARAYNTLEPHSGKILSGGIDANALHKPRRFFATARNIEEGGSITIIATALVDTGSRMDEVIFEEFKGTGNMEITLDRRLVDKRIFPAIDIEKSGTRKEELLFHPDELQKIWMLRRALNTMNAVEAMELLVEKLKKTKTNAEFLVTLHQQ, from the coding sequence ATGGTTAGACTGGGAAGAACATCTCAAGGATCACAAAATTCGGAAAGGGAAATACTGGACGAGGATACGGTCTCTCGTGCCGATGCTGTGGGAGAAACGACAGACATTGCTAAATTGCAGGAGATGACCGTTTCCGAGCTGAATCAAATGGGTAAGGAGTTAGACCTTCGGGGAATGGCAAATCTTAAAAAGCACGAGTTGATTTTTGAGATTCTTAAAGCCAAGGCATTAAAGAGTGGTCTAATGTTTGGAGAGGGAGTGCTAGAGGTCCTTCCAGATGGTTTTGGTTTTTTAAGATCACCCAATTATAATTATCTTCCCTGCCCTGAAGATATTTATGTTTCTCCCTCTCAGATTAAAAAATTTGATCTAAAGACAGGAGATACGGTCTCGGGCCAGATCCGACCCCCTAAAGATAAAGAGCGGTATTTTGCGCTTTTAAAGGTTGAGGCCATTAACTTTGAAAGTCCTTCAAAGGTAAGAGATAAAATTCTTTTCGATAATTTAACGCCTCTCTATCCTCAATCGCGATTTCTTTTAGAGGATGGTTCGAATGATATATCCATGAGGGTGATGGATCTTCTATCCCCGATTGGGAAGGGACAGCGGGGTGTGATTGTTGCCCCACCCCGTACCGGAAAAACCATGATTCTCCAGAAAATTGCCAAAAGTATCGCAACCAATTCTCCAGAGACCAAACTCATCGTTCTTCTGATTGATGAACGTCCTGAGGAAGTGACCGATATGAAACGAACGGTCAAAGGCGAAGTCGTCAGTTCCACTTTCGATGAGCCGCCTGAGCGTCATGTTCAAGTGGCTGAAATTGTGATTGAAAAGGCCAAGCGATTGGTCGAGCATGGCTTCGATGTGGTCATTCTTTTAGACAGCATCACTCGCCTCGCCCGTGCTTATAATACGCTTGAACCCCATAGCGGTAAAATTCTCTCCGGGGGTATTGATGCAAACGCCCTTCATAAACCCAGGCGTTTTTTTGCAACAGCTCGAAATATTGAAGAGGGAGGAAGTATTACCATTATTGCTACAGCCCTTGTGGATACGGGAAGCCGAATGGACGAGGTCATTTTTGAAGAATTCAAGGGAACTGGTAATATGGAAATCACCTTGGACCGCCGGCTCGTCGATAAGCGTATTTTCCCTGCAATTGACATTGAAAAATCTGGAACGCGAAAAGAAGAGTTGCTTTTTCATCCGGATGAGCTTCAGAAAATCTGGATGCTTCGCCGGGCTTTGAACACCATGAACGCCGTAGAAGCCATGGAACTTCTGGTCGAAAAGTTAAAGAAGACCAAAACGAATGCAGAATTTCTCGTGACTCTGCACCAGCAGTAA
- a CDS encoding dephospho-CoA kinase: MNWVGLTGGIGSGKSTVGQYLKRVGAQVFEADVLAKTVLEEKKIQVKIFHAFGKKILQASGKIDPKKLAEVVFQNRKKLDQLEKIIHPPVIREIKKKIQEERGEKSSIGIFIIPLLFEKHLERFFKKVIVVVCLKKKRIERASRHLKISPQQVLFRMKHQMDSKLQMKKANFIIHNRGTKLELKSETQKVWVELIKIFNIKGEKKYG, translated from the coding sequence GTGAATTGGGTTGGATTAACCGGAGGAATTGGATCAGGGAAGAGTACGGTTGGCCAATACCTGAAACGTGTGGGGGCTCAAGTTTTTGAAGCAGATGTCCTTGCTAAAACAGTTTTAGAAGAAAAAAAGATTCAAGTGAAAATTTTTCACGCTTTTGGAAAAAAAATTCTCCAAGCTTCAGGAAAGATTGATCCAAAAAAATTAGCTGAGGTTGTTTTTCAGAATCGAAAGAAACTGGACCAACTGGAAAAAATCATTCATCCTCCTGTCATTCGAGAGATTAAGAAAAAGATACAGGAAGAGAGAGGGGAAAAATCATCGATCGGGATATTCATTATTCCCCTTCTTTTTGAAAAACATTTGGAACGTTTCTTTAAAAAGGTCATTGTTGTCGTTTGCCTTAAAAAAAAACGTATTGAACGAGCTTCTCGACATTTAAAGATTTCACCGCAACAAGTTCTTTTTCGCATGAAGCATCAAATGGATTCAAAACTTCAGATGAAGAAGGCCAATTTTATCATTCATAATCGAGGAACAAAGTTGGAGCTTAAAAGTGAGACTCAAAAAGTTTGGGTGGAATTGATTAAAATTTTTAACATAAAAGGAGAGAAAAAATATGGTTAG